The following proteins come from a genomic window of Larimichthys crocea isolate SSNF chromosome III, L_crocea_2.0, whole genome shotgun sequence:
- the bcl2l11 gene encoding bcl-2-like protein 11 isoform X2 gives MHHPSRPPNRSDGSTAVTGTRGSGGDPSPAGAVGASAQTSRLDNDGERSFGHSNSTGGGEPDSPSWCRTKPISPLDNSLGVFQTRSIFHLPRRASSGYFSSDGDSQPSSPHSPRPAMADRATQTPSLTGQVMQHAILRMTEAPGGGPGTHQQYGHSPSPSSTRPRNAAGDMQTEAIGRELRRIGDDFNRLLLLRGVPNPRRVVINPNPLPHIHQEPAMLLCVGILLLLIGRIIYLQGNTDSPDHSQV, from the exons ATGCATCATCCATCCAG ACCACCAAACCGGTCCGATGGCTCGACCGCAGTAACAGGAACACGAGGGAGCGGAGGAGATCCATCACCCGCTGGTGCCGTTGGAGCCTCAGCGCAAACCTCCCGTTTAGACAACGACGGCGAGCGGAGCTTTGGCCACAGCAACTCCACCGGAGGAGGAGAGCCGGACTCGCCGTCCTGGTGCAGAACCAAACCCATCTCCCCTCTCGACAACAGCCTAGGCGTGTTTCAGACGAGGTCGATATTCCACCTCCCTCGCCGCGCCTCCAGTGGATATTTCTCCTCGGACGGCGACTCGCAGCCAAGCTCTCCGCACTCCCCGAGGCCAGCGATGGCTGATAGAGCCACGCAGACTCCGAGCCTCACCGGCCAGGTGATGCAACACGCCATACTGCGCATGACAGAGGCGCCCGGCGGAGGACCGGGGACGCACCAGCAGTACG GACATTCTCCCAGCCCCTCTAGCACGCGGCCACGAAACGCAGCAGGGGACATGCAGACGGAGGCAATCGGACGAGAGCTCCGACGCATTGGAGATGATTTCAACAGACTTCTCCTCTTAAGG GGGGTGCCCAACCCAAGACGGGTTGTGATCAATCCGAACCCACTGCCGCACATCCACCAGGAACCCGCCATGCTGCTCTGCGTGGGCATCCTGCTCCTTCTGATTGGACGGATAATCTACTTGCAGGGCAATACGGACAGCCCAGACCACTCTCAGGTTTAG
- the bcl2l11 gene encoding bcl-2-like protein 11 isoform X1: protein MRKTQKDDCFHQRPPNRSDGSTAVTGTRGSGGDPSPAGAVGASAQTSRLDNDGERSFGHSNSTGGGEPDSPSWCRTKPISPLDNSLGVFQTRSIFHLPRRASSGYFSSDGDSQPSSPHSPRPAMADRATQTPSLTGQVMQHAILRMTEAPGGGPGTHQQYGHSPSPSSTRPRNAAGDMQTEAIGRELRRIGDDFNRLLLLRGVPNPRRVVINPNPLPHIHQEPAMLLCVGILLLLIGRIIYLQGNTDSPDHSQV from the exons ATGCGTAAAACGCAAAAGGATGACTGTTTCCATCAAAG ACCACCAAACCGGTCCGATGGCTCGACCGCAGTAACAGGAACACGAGGGAGCGGAGGAGATCCATCACCCGCTGGTGCCGTTGGAGCCTCAGCGCAAACCTCCCGTTTAGACAACGACGGCGAGCGGAGCTTTGGCCACAGCAACTCCACCGGAGGAGGAGAGCCGGACTCGCCGTCCTGGTGCAGAACCAAACCCATCTCCCCTCTCGACAACAGCCTAGGCGTGTTTCAGACGAGGTCGATATTCCACCTCCCTCGCCGCGCCTCCAGTGGATATTTCTCCTCGGACGGCGACTCGCAGCCAAGCTCTCCGCACTCCCCGAGGCCAGCGATGGCTGATAGAGCCACGCAGACTCCGAGCCTCACCGGCCAGGTGATGCAACACGCCATACTGCGCATGACAGAGGCGCCCGGCGGAGGACCGGGGACGCACCAGCAGTACG GACATTCTCCCAGCCCCTCTAGCACGCGGCCACGAAACGCAGCAGGGGACATGCAGACGGAGGCAATCGGACGAGAGCTCCGACGCATTGGAGATGATTTCAACAGACTTCTCCTCTTAAGG GGGGTGCCCAACCCAAGACGGGTTGTGATCAATCCGAACCCACTGCCGCACATCCACCAGGAACCCGCCATGCTGCTCTGCGTGGGCATCCTGCTCCTTCTGATTGGACGGATAATCTACTTGCAGGGCAATACGGACAGCCCAGACCACTCTCAGGTTTAG